attgttttgatGCATAGActaccatgcattgtggactgcgGTCCGCAGTAAAATTTGTGCTAAAAAATAAAGTCAACTATGTATTGATCTGGCTGAAAGCATGagggcaaattttattgtggaccatggtccatgtagcaATGTAGTACATAAagtaagtatcattttaattatatttcagtttcatttgaaaatattgttctgttttcagtttcatttttcacacacactaatttcattatagcaatatcaaagtatcattttacTTCTACAacagtttcatttaataatatacattattgcatgGGCActattttgtagtttcatttttcacacattAGTTTAATTATGGTAatgctaaagtattattttaattaactcctggttcatttgacaatatatgttattgtatgactctggattttagtttcatttttcacacactagtTTCGTTATAACAATactacagtatcattttaattatactacagtttcatttgacaatatacgttgttgaatgagctttgttttttagtttcacttTTCACAAAcatagtttcattatagcaacactaaagtACCATTTTAATTGCACTAAGTTTCATTCGACAACCATGGTCCACGCAACACTATGTGcgccatggttgaaaaaattgttaggtGCTCATCGGGCTCGggcggcgcctagcgcctaggtgggGATTAATTGGCGTCTAAGcacccgtgtattttttatttttaaaaaaattaaattttttttaaattttttttttttaatttttaagacttgatagttataaactatttaatactttaatagttaatactaaaatattaaatattaaccttaaaaacatttaaaatttgaacaatttagagttattttgctcaaaacgatgttgtttttagtgaaataaccttttttttttaaatcaaggaacaatagctaatcagcCGACTAGGCaccctagtcggtgcctaggaggcctatGCGGTTAGCACCTAGGACACCTACCTAGGACACCTAGGCGGCGCTTAAGCGGCCTAGTCAGCCGTTTAGCTGGCCAATTGCCTATatcaccgattatggtgatacactAGGCGGCTGGCCAGCGCCTatcgcctaggcgccgattaatcggttCCTatgcgggatttttgcaacaccaTGGTCCACTATATAACAATTGAGGCATGTTCTATGTTCACAGTGTCTATCATTTTTACCCTATTGATGAAGCctattatcaaattttattatatttgtcctattaaatattaatacatatatttatagatgaaaaatattaatgtatCTGGTAATCAACCTACTTTAATTTCAAGTGAGAAACCATCTAGGTAGAAGTCCAGGATATAGAGAAAAACATTTCTTAGCTGAGAATGCCCCTTCCtcataaagaaaaagaaagaggtCGAATCAAGGTCAAAAATATGAGATCACTTTGAGAAAATCAAAGATAATTGGGGTATGGTGATTAAAGGAAAGTgtatttatttgtaaaaatatttGTGTCTACCTAAGAAACATGAAAACATCATCTTTAAGAAACCATATGTTAAATTGCTTTAAATTAAAAATCCATATTCTAAATATACAAAACAatcacttttcacctttcaacATATGCCTAATTCTACTACAAGTGAAAATAATGAAGGGTATTAGGTACATGTATGTTTAATCAAGAGGGTCTTAGGAGGACTTTagaaaatatgataataattgtGAATTCACCTTTAGATTTGTTGGAGTTCAAGGTTTAagaattttgttgttgttacatgttctaaatttaaaatatcatctAGATAGACAGATAGTAAGAATATCTATCAAATATATTCTGATGATAgattgaatttaaataatttttttaagtcaaACACTGAAATGGTTTGTATTACAACTTATACATGGACCTCCACAGTCCACAATATCAATaagttgaataataataataataataataataataataataataataatataaaatataaaaaattaaaaaaaaaaaaagaaaaagaaaagaagaaggaagctgctttcttttattttcccaCTTTTCTCACCGTCCCACATCGATGGGAAAAGTGGGAATAGAGCCTTGAGACTCCTATTCCATTGTTTTCTTTGAGGGGCCTCAACTccaaagtttattattattattattattattattattattattattattaattagggatattttgggaaaaaaatattttttttttcaaaatgccATATGCAAACGCTGCTAAATGCAGCGTCTGCAAAAATGGTGCGGTTTGGAGCAATCTGCTACTCCAAaccaccattttaccaaacaatgAATTTAGTGGATccgccatttaccaaacaagtcCAATAAGAAAAGacaaacaattaaatttaaaaaaaaaaaaacaagatttaTAGCGTTTGGGAAAGACAACTATATCCTCCCTACTAAATGCAGCGTTTGCGAaaatggcggtttggagcaatcTGCTACTCCAAACcgccattttaccaaacaataAATTTAGCAGATccgtcatttaccaaacaagtcCAATAAGAAAAGgcaaataatgaagaaaaaaaatccaacCTTCAAGAAAAGTCACTAGTCCATAACAAAACCAACTAATAATAAGATTTTCATATGTCATTCTTCTTTctctaattaaatgaaaaaaaaaaaggatttatAGCGTTTGGGAAAGATAACTACATCCTCCTCCAACGCTATTGTGCAAGTCGTCAAAAGTAGCTAGTTGCATTTATCTTCTGCTCCCCATATGAGAAATAAAGTGAATTATTGACTAAATGCCTCAGactaataaaaatgtaatgttCAAAAACCTTTTTGACACTTATCCTTAAAAGAAAGTGTAATTTACCGATATCTATACATATTTTCTAGTATTGAaaagataaagataataattttattaatatgaaaaaaagttctcaatttatgattataaataaaatatctatattgtataatgtagtatttttttatgtattatataatttttaaatgtgcatgctatatatatatatattctacaaACTAATgtttttgtaatttcaaattttacttgtttaactaactagtattttcacccgtgcgttgcacggaatgaatttgttataatattttaagaaatatttgaatcgatatacaattatataaattataacatcgaatatgagtatgaataagtgtataaatgcaattataatatgagtcttccttgcatgcaacaaatatcacaaaaattcagtgttctaaaataagtgtataaatgcaataggtagatactttacattattgcatcatattcattaatttaattacttgtcgattagttattgcaagatcttgaggtacacttatattttgatattcagtaagtataactatattagagaaaaatttacatgggagtaatgggataatcagttgagtaattgttggttgaccgtacagcgttgtgttggaggaagaagatgatatatagtgaagatgatattgcccttcactatatatcatcttcttccttcaacacgttgatattctctagacaaataactgttggaaaaaaattagcataaaatggcattttactggcaatattgtggtacaaatatatgtggggtccactttcgatttgggtcgggtcaaagtggattcgtgttcttcgtagttaaacgaaaagatttatatattgtacgctcaaaactgataatgggtgaatgagaaattggttctcaaagttgacacatttgaattagaaaaatatagagaaaaacctttcaagtaacttttgtcccacattggtttgagaagtggtttgcaccactacttatacaagagtttttctaaggcttattgaattgcatagcatagaggctctctctcgcacgCAGTGTGGGTGCAAACGAAATCctaaaatgaacttaaaaatgCTTGACTCGTGCATGCACGAATGTTGTTCAGagaattggttggccttgcgggttgaattatgccaaattttcatattttttacaataccataatactatcggtctgttttgggcgggaagttaaaactgaaaatattgtttttattaatagtatagattagattgatcataaatattcaatttcaaGTGCAATAATTCACCCAACTTTCAAGTTCAATTTcgacaataataaaatatttcttcttcaatttcaatatcattgaataataaattttatgtaacTTCAggtatttacaaaattaattcagaaaatgaattaattaaaaatcgGAATTCATTGAAAAGTCAAATTGCCCATCAATTGTATTGGGAACAACAAAGTTCGTATACACGCGGCCTTAAACTAATGAGTGATGAAAGTTCGCATACACTCGTCTAGTCGCCGGAATACCAGAAGATCTGGAAACCACATATGGTATAATGGAtcaaattcataaaaataatcCTGTAAACTTATAAAACATTTTagattcataaaaataatattatataggtTAGTAACACCAATTGTTcaataattacataaatatattattctctatttttgtatacatttaaaaatatcatgttaaaatattttaaacaacacatatattaatatattttttcaaggcaaaatgacgattttagtccattaattatGCTTAAATTGTATACTCAATCCataaattattatcatataCAATTTTCTCCCTCTAATTATGTTGAAAGTTGCACTTTCAATccattacttataaattttgttaatattaacaagTTGTTTTGAATTTCCAAATTATTAAAAGATATATTTGTCATTTTGTAAAGTTTTTTCAGATTACTTCCATGAATCTTTATATATACGCTACTCTTACTGTAAAATTTTTGCTAAATACTTGTTTGTCTTGATCAATGAGGAAtttggaaaacaaaaataacaagACAGAAATTACTTATGATTGAAGATATATAGACATTAATTTTTCAGCTTAACTCTCCAATTTATTTTGCTACCTACAATTATATTAGAGAAAAGTTCTTCTAAATTCCTTTTACTTTTATCATAAAATGTATTcgttatattaattattatttcctTACCAATAAGCTTGTAACAGAGTAATTAGGCAAGCAGCACCCGATCCGAACCACaagcactgacccgaaggcagACAAACGGCTACTCTTTACACAAGAACGGCACATTGAAGAAGAGTGAATGgcacattgaagaggagttaCTCTAGATTGTCGTTATTACCAACGTAACACTTAGTATAGGAGTAAATATACGTTACATACTCACAAAGAGTTATTGGCACTCTGGATATAAAGGAGAGTCTTGTTGTAGAAGGGGGGACACTTTGTTTATTATACACTACACTACTGTACTGACTACCTATTGTACTGAGCTAATACTACAAACGATATTCCGGTAACAATAATACTGTCAGCTTGTATGTTTACTAATGGAGCAAAATTCTGAGATTGATTAAAAATGAAGATTCTAAGGGAAACGACACTAAATATTTACTACTAGATTTTGGaggtaaatagtaaaaaataaaaataaaaaaatcacatacataataaaattttaaaaatagctattttaatatattaataactaaattgtatatatattactgaTTAAGATATGAACTCAATGAAATATCCAAAATAGTAATTTACATACAATagtataaaaaaacaataataaactaatatattaaattaacttACAATTCGGTCTATCTACAATCCAAAGTAATATCTTGCTTGTCATTTTTGCTTCTCACATTCCTCCTCAATCAAGATAGACAAGTATTTCACAAGGGTTTTGTGGTAAAAGTAGTTAGTATATATATGGAGATTCATGGACGGAGTTtagaaaaagtttacaaaatgACTAATATGCCCTTttataatttagaaatttaaaataaattgttaatgctaacaaaatttataagtaatgaATTGAAACTATTactttcaacataattaaagggaaaaatTTGTAGAGGGTAATAATTCATTGACTGAGTCATTGAAACTATTactttcaacataattaaagggaaaaatTTGTATAGGGTAATAATTCATTGACTGTGTCTACaatttacatataattaataataggcTAAAACTGTCATTTTCCCTCTTTTCAATATATCATTTCAATAGTTATTGTGTGTTGAACTTGAAGTAGTGACTTTATGTACCtataataatgaatttataGACCTGCAATAATGACTTTATGAGTATACAATAATGACTATATGAACCTATAGCAATAACTTTATGAATCTCCAAAGATTAGATAACTTTATGAACTTGTAGTAATGATtttataaatctataataatGACTTTATGAACATGCAATGGtgattttatgaatttatagtaGTGTAGTTAGGGATAAGcataattaccataaaattgGTGAAACTGGTATCtaaattgactgaaaattttgatttttagtaTCAGTTATTTGGTGAATTGACTATTAGTCAGTTATAGACGTCTAAAAACACCGGTCAccaaataatgtataatgtgtgtgtgtgtgtgtgtgttatttaTAGTTTAACTGATGTAATTTAAATTAGAATTGGAATATTTTAGATGGGCTATGACCTTTGGGTTTCCAATAATCGACTGAAAACTAAAGTTCgattttcatttgataatatctATATTTGGTTTCGATAtgttatgaaaattaaaaaatatctaCTATGTATCAATTATTCAACTTTCAGTAAGTTATGTTCAATAGcggaccgatgctcacccccaAGTGTAATGACTTTGAACGTGTAATAGTGATTGCATGCAGTTTTTCTTAAAGGTGTGGTAGTGTCAGTGGTGGTGAATTGGTGATGGTAGTGGTGGTGTTAAttaagaaattgcatttttcttaAGGTGTGGTGCAGTGGTGTTAGTGGTGGTGGTGCAATGTGTTGGAGGTGTCTTGGTTGTGATCAGTGGCGGATCCAGACAATTCATCTAGTGGGGGCGAAACATTAATACGAAAgaaatagttaaaaaaaaaacacttaaaaatactccgtataatcaTAAACATTGTTAGATAtaggcaaaaaataaaatatatcaaaattttataaattactcatctcattattaatataaaaaaattatatatattaaaaaattcaaaaaactttGTTGAAAGaattgatgtatatatatatacggagtatataaatatatatatatatatatatatatatatatatattaaaaaattcaaaaaactttgttgaaagaattgaagtatatatatacggagtatataaaagTCACAGGAGGCGCAATAAAAATTAAGTTATGCTGTCTACAGGTTTCAAACCCACATCCTTTTGTTAAGTAATACACACATCAACCATCTAATCTAGtaaatttattgtttattgtatctttttttaaatatgtatactaaaacatatactatatatacatatatacatacaaaggctatatatggggtgggggggaggggggcgcagatgcccccactgcccccatgctggatccgccaGTGGTTGTGATTGTGGTGGTAGTGGTTGaagtgttaataataataattcgacatgatgaaaataaaaaaattaatctagAAAATGTCTTTTGACTAAAAACTTAGGAAGATATTTTTCGTCAAAGTAGACATTTTTTTCgttgaacaaaataaatattttcttttgaaaaagctttttttttttttttttttgaatctcctaacacaaaaaataaataaataaaaataaaaaataaaaaataaaaaataaaaaaacagaaATTGACTTTCgtaaatcattttctgggttttCTAGCTACCCTAAATTTATGTCAAAGGCAGAGTTCATTACAATTGTTGGACAATGTACAGGGATCATATGACAAAGACAAAGCAGCCAAAGAATGGCCATCCACAAGATAAGATATTTTTTTCTCCTAGTCCATTGATAACGTCCCCTGGCCTCATTCGTGGACACAAAACAAGCCTCACACCACACTCTCCACATTTTCTCCATAGCctcaaactttaattttattttattttttcctttttcccatCTCAGGAAGACAAACACCTTCAACTTAACCCCTCCTTGTACTCACAACCTTAAACAAACTAGGTAGTAGGTACTAGAAAATGGGTTGTCAAGCATACTTCCCAAATCCCCAACTCTCATGCAAGCTTCCAAAATATATACCAAACTATCTATCCCCACTTCCCAGACTCCATCCATTGAAACCCAGATTATTCCACCCAATTTCTTCAACTACGACAGCCACTGAATCTCCGGTTCCGACAGCCGATGATGTGGTGTACGAGGTTGAGTTTAGGACCCTAGGAGGCTGCAAGCTTGGGATTTCTAGATACCCGGATTTCGAGTACAATGCTGAAGGGGGGAGGGGGAATGGAAGAGGGGTAAAGAATGAAGAAGACGATGAAATATCAGTTGATTTCGAGTTGAAAAGCGTGTATATTCCTCCGTTGACCACCGCTACGACCAAGTTCTTGGGGCTGCCGTTGCCGCCGTTGTTGAAAATTGACATCGTGCCGGAGCTCTTCAGAGGCACCATCAACCAAGAATCAGGCAAGGTAACATATATGCATCAATTTATTAAGgggaaatgtcactttttctaaTTGAATTATATGGTTATAATAATTTTCTCTCTAAATTAATCATGTATTTATTTTAGTcccttaattatttaatttattttaaaagtaatgattttttttttcattcccctctattaaatatacatttttacttttaaaaatatggacaaaataagtatttcatttattttatttctccaacaaattattgcttatatgtgcgaatcataaaaatgtaaaaaataacaGACACCATTTGTAaatagtataattataattttaaactaatgcTACTAGAATTAACACTTATACgcaaataattcattaatactaaatttagtattaatcacaaataattcattaatactaaattttgcattaatgaattatttgtatttaagtCTTAATTCTGTTAATAGCATTAGtttaacattataattataatatttgtaatgATTGATGTACTATTTTTCGCATCTTATTTCCACGTATAAACAATAATCGTGTTGtgaagaaaataaatgaaatgctTATTTCACCCTTATTTTTATAGGTAAAAGTGTTCATTTTAACATAAAGCGAAGGAGAGAATCGTCACTATTAAAATAATTGCGGCTAATGTAAATACatgaataattttaaaaaaaaatgttataagcATATAATTTAGTAGAAGATGTCGTTTTTCCAGTGATTGAAAATTGAGTTATAATTGTCACCCCTTATCTtgttcattttttcaaaaagaaatttaaaaaaaaaaaatgttttttgagttCAGATTGATCTTGAATTTCGGGCGAAGTTCTGGTTTTCAATCGGGAGTGTGTACAGAGCGCCGCCATTGGTAGTTGAAACAGTTCTTACATCGGAGGAATCGAATGGAAAGATGAAGAAAGGAAGAGGTGAGAGGCTGAAGAATAATGCAGAATTGGAAGGTGGAAGTTGCAGGCTGGTTGGGGTGGCAACTGTCCAACCAATTGATGATGTTTTCTTGAATACTTTTCTTAGCCTCCCAACTGAATGTCTTGCTGTTTTGAATGCTTCCATTTCATTGTCCCCAACCTAGACATTTTTAGGAATTTCATCCTATGTATGTACCCTGCAATCTAACTACAAATTAAAGTGAACTtcatatacataaatattatatcCCTATTACACTTTAATTACTATACTTGTCTTTATTCACAATTTACTAATCAAATTAACtcttctttatttgtttttatttttatttttaaaattggaattttcttatttagtttaactttaaatatagtttctaaatatatgaaCTTTTTCATTAATATTAAATTCAGAGCTAGCCCTGACCATGTGCTGTCAAGGCAACGGCACAGggtctctaattttttttaaaaaaatattttatatgtaatacatcatttttatacttgataattatttttttttaattcatcgATTGTTCTTAgttgtaattgaaaataaaattttagaaataattGACATCGAAATTTTGATGAATAATTTCGAATTTAAATATGCacaaaaaatgtcacttttaaattaaaaattgaattgtattttttctttgttgaattttattggtagtgtgtcattTGCAATTAGGTT
This portion of the Ipomoea triloba cultivar NCNSP0323 chromosome 5, ASM357664v1 genome encodes:
- the LOC116019250 gene encoding uncharacterized protein LOC116019250, giving the protein MGCQAYFPNPQLSCKLPKYIPNYLSPLPRLHPLKPRLFHPISSTTTATESPVPTADDVVYEVEFRTLGGCKLGISRYPDFEYNAEGGRGNGRGVKNEEDDEISVDFELKSVYIPPLTTATTKFLGLPLPPLLKIDIVPELFRGTINQESGKIDLEFRAKFWFSIGSVYRAPPLVVETVLTSEESNGKMKKGRGERLKNNAELEGGSCRLVGVATVQPIDDVFLNTFLSLPTECLAVLNASISLSPT